Proteins co-encoded in one Prunus persica cultivar Lovell chromosome G6, Prunus_persica_NCBIv2, whole genome shotgun sequence genomic window:
- the LOC18771970 gene encoding transcription repressor OFP1 has translation MGNHKFRLSDMMPNAWFHKLKDMSKPRKNPNSPHPSKKKKQQQKPTFASTAKFTEPSKPKQQLPHQCLPRQSYYFTRELTSAAPGHRFCSSSPTNPKASDTNFPDPPPKKPSKQKPKKRITSLPSDPHLVTSSVSAGCGCRAPIESVWTKSDSPPELWSSSTLDSSPEPESHDEDDGELELHEPEFRCDRVLATETFDGMVSMSSSCAAYLADSEEKDVVIDVDKASLSMKLSDVKLSDMADNGLYSFSELELAPIITKPPKFSEMVRDVKKKKETKEPSRCRRSSAKFQDRNAHGSLSVKVAKEESTSTKTIKEQRTASSVRRVSSNATSPGVRLRMNSPRIANRKINQANLSRRSVSSNSSSKRRSLSESFAIVKSSFDPQRDFRESMVEMIMENNIKASKDLEDLLACYLSLNSDEYHELIIKVFKQIWFDLTDLRSK, from the coding sequence ATGGGTAACCACAAGTTTAGATTATCAGATATGATGCCCAATGCCTGGTTTCACAAGCTCAAAGACATGagcaaacccagaaaaaaccCCAACAGCCCTCATCCctccaagaagaaaaaacaacagCAAAAACCAACATTTGCTTCAACTGCAAAATTTACAGAGCCATCAAAACCAAAGCAGCAGCTACCCCACCAATGTCTTCCAAGACAGTCTTACTACTTCACAAGGGAGCTTACTAGCGCTGCCCCAGGTCACAGGTTCTGCAGCTCCTCCCCCACAAACCCAAAAGCCTCAGACACCAATTTCCCTGACCCACCACCCAAAAAACCatccaaacaaaaacccaagaaGAGAATTACCAGCTTACCCTCTGATCCTCACCTTGTCACCTCCTCTGTTTCTGCCGGCTGTGGCTGCCGCGCCCCCATTGAATCCGTTTGGACTAAATCTGATTCCCCACCAGAGCTCTGGTCTTCTTCAACCTTGGACAGCTCCCCAGAGCCAGAGTCTCATGATGAAGACGATGGTGAGCTTGAGCTTCATGAGCCTGAATTCAGGTGTGACCGTGTTCTTGCTACCGAGACTTTTGATGGGATGGTTTCAATGTCGAGTTCATGCGCTGCTTACCTTGCTGATTCTGAGGAAAAAGACGTCGTTATCGACGTGGATAAGGCATCTCTGAGTATGAAATTATCTGATGTGAAACTATCTGATATGGCTGATAATGGGTTGTATTCATTTTCTGAGCTTGAGCTTGCTCCAATTATAACCAAGCCACCGAAATTCAGTGAAATGGTGAGAgatgtgaagaagaagaaagagacaaAAGAGCCAAGCAGATGCAGAAGAAGCTCAGCTAAATTTCAGGATAGAAATGCACACGGGTCTCTGTCTGTCAAGGTTGCGAAGGAAGAGAGCACAAGCACAAAAACCATCAAAGAACAGAGGACAGCTAGCTCTGTTAGAAGAGTTTCATCAAATGCTACTTCTCCAGGAGTTAGGCTTCGGATGAATTCACCAAGAATTGCTAACAGGAAGATCAACCAGGCCAATCTCAGCCGTCGGAGTGTGTCATCAAACTCGAGCTCAAAGCGGAGGAGCCTCTCTGAAAGCTTTGCAATTGTCAAGTCTTCATTTGACCCTCAGAGGGATTTCAGGGAGTCAATGGTGGAGATGATTATGGAGAACAACATCAAGGCATCAAAGGACTTGGAAGATCTTCTTGCATGTTATCTCTCTTTGAACTCAGATGAATATCACGAGCTCATCATCAAGGTCTTCAAGCAAATCTGGTTTGATCTCACTGACCTCAGGTCCAAGTAA